In Clarias gariepinus isolate MV-2021 ecotype Netherlands chromosome 9, CGAR_prim_01v2, whole genome shotgun sequence, a single window of DNA contains:
- the LOC128530212 gene encoding H-2 class II histocompatibility antigen, A-Q alpha chain-like, whose product MMRSMMKLCVILVLSVILTLTSSEHIFSKLNLCSDTVDAPEFLLDLDQNELMYENFKTHEQVMRIPSFVQAVNIPDLSQAASTDNTRCLQYIQETKAFVGSPPEARDPPEIVIYPKHNMVPGVENNFVCFITNFYPPHININWTRNGVSVTEGVYISQFSLNSDGSFNVFSTLTSSPNEGDEYSCTVEHEALDSPQTRTWDEPVVTSSVTPTVVLGVGIAVGILGLATGMFFVIKALLPDKLQLPC is encoded by the exons atgatg CGTTCCATGATGAAGCTCTGCGTGATTCTCGTCCTGTCTGTGATCCTGACGCTGACTTCCT CTGAGCACATCTTCAGCAAACTGAATTTATGCAGTGACACTGTGGATGCACCTGAGTTTTTACTGGATCTGGATCAGAACGAATTGATGTATGAAAATTTCAAGACCCATGAGCAAGTCATGAGAATACCTTCGTTTGTACAGGCAGTTAATATACCTGATTTGAGTCAGGCTGCATCGACTGACAACACTAGATGCCTTCAGTACATCCAAGAAACTAAAGCCTTCGTCGGCAGTCCACCTGAAGCCAGAG ATCCTCCAGAGATCGTCATCTACCCAAAACACAACATGGTGCCAGGAGTAGAAAATAATTTTGTCTGCTTTATAACGAATTTCTATCCTCCTCACATTAACATAAACTGGACGAGGAATGGTGTGTCCGTGACAGAGGGTGTGTACATCAGCCAGTTCTCACTGAACAGTGACGGAAGCTTTAATGTATTCTCCACACTGACGAGTTCTCCGAATGAAGGAGATGAATACAGCTGTACGGTGGAGCATGAAGCTCTGGACTCCCCTCAGACCAGAACCTGGG ATGAACCAGTGGTCACTTCAAGTGTAACTCCAACGGTGGTGCTCGGGGTTGGAATTGCTGTGGGGATTTTGGGTTTAGCCACTGGAATGTTCTTTGTGATTAAAGCATTGCTTCCTGATAAGTTACAGTTACCATGCTGA